A portion of the Salvelinus fontinalis isolate EN_2023a chromosome 32, ASM2944872v1, whole genome shotgun sequence genome contains these proteins:
- the LOC129831138 gene encoding leukotriene B4 receptor 1-like, translated as MVNMNSSSNSILDSTSPDSGRLISSTVLGLCCALGLPGNIAVLVVILRRSSRRHNFTLCLMLNLASSDILCLATVPVWIYTLLHSWTLGRAACKLATFLLYLSLYANVLTVTLLGVQRYLQVLYPQMWNRLGRKGEAVLLLALWGLACALTAPAVATRDVRDGELKCQRHTGSDAERVAVLVLETIWGFVVPFSVLVTSYCCLHRRVNQTALFSSAKLTRLVTSVVVTFFIFWIPVHIVNVVDIAGIVLQTSWPEASAALLSHRSTAARVVRSFTFLNSCLDPFLYAFASRRIREQPKSSSRGDSRMQVTNI; from the coding sequence ATGGTGAACATGAACTCCTCCAGCAACTCTATCTTGGACTCCACCTCCCCGGATTCGGGCCGCCTGATTTCGAGTACCGTCCTGGGGTTGTGCTGTGCGCTGGGCCTCCCTGGTAACATAGCTGTCCTGGTGGTCATCCTGCGCCGCTCGTCCCGACGCCACAACTTCACCCTGTGCCTCATGCTGAACCTGGCTTCCTCCGACATCCTGTGCCTGGCCACGGTGCCCGTGTGGATCTATACTCTCCTGCACAGCTGGACTCTGGGCCGTGCTGCATGCAAGTTAGCCACGTTCCTGCTCTATCTCAGCCTGTATGCTAACGTGCTAACGGTCACTCTACTCGGTGTCCAGCGCTACCTCCAGGTGCTATACCCGCAGATGTGGAACAGGCTGGGGCGCAAGGGGGAGGCGGTGCTGCTCCTGGCCCTGTGGGGGCTCGCCTGTGCTCTGACTGCTCCCGCCGTTGCCACTCGCGATGTGCGCGATGGCGAGCTCAAGTGCCAGCGACACACGGGCTCCGATGCTGAAAGAGTTGCTGTCCTCGTATTGGAGACCATTTGGGGGTTTGTGGTTCCGTTCTCTGTGCTGGTCACGTCCTACTGCTGCCTCCACCGGCGGGTAAACCAGACTGCGCTGTTCAGCAGTGCAAAGTTGACGCGGCTGGTCACCAGTGTGGTGGTCACCTTTTTCATCTTCTGGATTCCTGTGCACATTGTCAATGTGGTGGACATCGCCGGCATTGTGCTGCAGACTTCCTGGCCAGAGGCGTCGGCAGCGCTGCTGAGCCACAGAAGCACAGCAGCGCGTGTCGTCCGGAGCTTTACGTTTCTTAACAGCTGCCTGGACCCCTTCCTGTACGCCTTCGCCTCGCGGAGGATCCGTGAGCAGCCCAAGTCGTCGTCGAGGGGCGACAGCAGGATGCAGGTCACAAATATCTGA
- the LOC129831139 gene encoding leukotriene B4 receptor 1-like — MVNMNSSSNSSLDSTSPDSGRLISSTVLGLCCALGLPGNIAVLVVILRRSSRRPNFTLCLMLNLASSDILCLATVPVWIYTLLHGWTLGRAACKLATFLLYLSLYANVLTVTLLGVQRYLQVLYPQMWNRLGRKGEVVLLLALWGLACALTAPAVATRDVRNGELKCQRHTGSDAERVAVLVLETLLGFVIPFSVLVTSYCCLHRRVNQTALFSSAKLTRLVTSVVVAFFILWIPVHIVNVVDIAGIVLQTSWPEASAALLSHRSAAARVVRSFTFFNSCLDPFLYAFASRRIREQPKSSSRGDSRMQVTNI; from the coding sequence ATGGTGAACATGAACTCCTCCAGCAACTCTAGCTTGGACTCCACCTCCCCGGATTCGGGCCGCCTGATTTCGAGTACCGTCCTGGGGTTGTGCTGTGCGCTTGGCCTCCCTGGTAACATAGCTGTCCTGGTGGTCATCCTGCGCCGCTCGTCCCGACGCCCCAACTTCACCCTGTGCCTCATGCTGAACCTGGCTTCCTCCGACATCCTGTGCCTGGCCACGGTGCCCGTGTGGATCTATACTCTCCTGCACGGCTGGACTCTGGGCCGTGCTGCATGCAAGTTAGCCACGTTCCTGCTCTATCTCAGCCTGTATGCTAACGTGCTAACTGTCACTCTACTCGGTGTCCAGCGCTACCTCCAGGTGCTATACCCGCAGATGTGGAACAGGCTGGGGCGCAAGGGGGAGGTGGTGCTGCTCCTGGCCCTGTGGGGGCTCGCCTGTGCTCTGACTGCTCCCGCCGTTGCCACTCGCGATGTGCGCAATGGCGAGCTCAAGTGCCAGCGACACACGGGTTCCGATGCTGAAAGAGTTGCTGTCCTCGTCTTGGAGACCCTTTTAGGGTTCGTGATTCCGTTCTCTGTGCTGGTCACGTCCTACTGCTGCCTCCACCGGCGGGTGAACCAGACTGCGCTGTTCAGCAGTGCAAAGTTGACGCGGCTGGTCACCAGTGTGGTGGTCGCCTTTTTCATCCTCTGGATCCCTGTGCACATTGTCAATGTGGTGGACATCGCCGGCATTGTGCTGCAGACTTCCTGGCCAGAGGCGTCGGCAGCGCTGCTGAGCCACAGAAGCGCAGCAGCGCGTGTCGTCCGGAGCTTTACGTTTTTTAACAGCTGCCTGGACCCCTTCCTGTACGCCTTCGCCTCGAGGAGAATCCGTGAGCAGCCCAAGTCGTCGTCGAGGGGCGACAGCAGGATGCAGGTCACAAATATCTGA
- the LOC129831140 gene encoding protein misato homolog 1-like, with amino-acid sequence MTAPARCAPPRKSYDIYPAVPSVPVLFSPQSSPALGPSELQRGASALDPRRIAPSFLSQGPELPDFQESLEQLHLLARCYSDDSGGMMLSSSEEDDYV; translated from the exons ATGACAGCACCGGCCCGATGCGCTCCTCCTCGGAAGAGTTATGATATCTATCC CGCGGTCCCCTCCGTTCCCGTGCTCTTCTCCCCGCAGTCGTCTCCGGCCCTGGGCCCGTCGGAGCTGCAGCGCGGTGCAAGCGCCCTGGACCCCCGTCGCATCGCCCCCAGCTTCCTCTCCCAGGGGCCTGAGCTGCCCGACTTCCAGGAGTCCCTGGAGCAACTCCACCTCCTGGCCCGCTGTTACAGTGACGACAGCGGCGGCATGATGCtctcctcctcagaagaggacGACTATGTTTGA
- the LOC129831135 gene encoding zinc-binding protein A33-like gives MASIVSLPEGNLSCSVCRDIFRDPVILSCRHSFCKVCLLELWKHKEVLECPLCRRRSSLALPIDLNLKRQCEAVLQERSREDTTEASEVLCNLHNEKLKLFCLEDQQLLCLKCKALKKKNNDGLCQIDKAAKNYKEELQTALKPLQGNLKAFHKVIQSCHQAAENITSQAQHTEKQIKKQFEKLHQFLRDEEAESIAALREEEEQKNKTAKEKIEEMCREMSSLSETISAIEEDLRAENISFLQNYKVTVKRTQYTMPDLESVSGPLINVAKHLGNLQFKVWEKMQEIVQYTPVTLDPNTAHPRLRLSEDLTSVRDSDAIQWLPVNPERFDHLQFALASEGFNSGTHSWLVEVGESENWTIGVITDSVQRSGLIKSGYWSVGYYEGKYWALFPPGPPTDITLRQNPKQIRVHLDCDRGKLSFSDPDNNTRLHTFTQHFTERVSPFIGNYCELHSLKILPLKVSVTVV, from the exons ATGGCTTCCATAGTATCTCTCCCAGAGGGGAATCTCTCCTGCTCTGTGTGCCGTGACATCTTCAGGGACCCCGTCATCCTGTCATGTAGACACAGCTTCTGTAAAGTCTGCTTGTTGGAACTGTGGAAACATAAAGAGGTGCTGGAATGTCCTCTCTGTAGAAGAAGATCATCGCTGGCGCTTCCAATTGATCTGAATCTGAAGAGGCAGTGTGAGGCTGTCTTACAGGAGAGGAGTCGGGAAGATACGACTGAAGCTTCTGAGGTGCTCTGCAATCTGCACAATGAGAAGCTTAAGCTCTTCTGTCTGGAGGATCAACAGCTACTCTGTTTAAAGTGTAaagccttaaaaaaaaaaaacaacgaCGGCCTTTGTCAGATCGATAAAGCTGCTAAGAATTATAAG GAGGAACTCCAGACTGCACTAAAACCCTTACAGGGAAACCTGAAGGCCTTTCACAAAGTTATACAATCCTGTCATCAAGCAGCAGAAAATATTACG AGCCAGGCTCAGCACACAGAGAAGCAGATTAAGAAGCAGTTTGAAAAGCTTCATCAGTTTCTaagagatgaagaggcagagagTATAGCTGCACTGCGCGAGGAAGAGGAGCAGAAGAATAAGACGGCGAAGGAGAAGATTGAAGAGATGTGCAGAGAGATGTCATCACTGTCTGAAACAATCAGTGCCATAGAAGAGGACCTGAGAGCTGAAAACATCTCATTCTTGCAG AACTACAAGGTCACAGTGAAAAG AACCCAGTACACAATGCCGGACCTAGAGAGTGTTTCAGGTCCACTGATCAATGTGGCAAAGCACCTGGGCAACCTGCAGTTCAAAGTCTGGGAGAAGATGCAGGAGATTGTTCAATATA CTCCTGTGACGTTGGATCCCAATACTGCCCATCCGCGTCTCCGCCTGTCTGAAGATCTGACCAGTGTGAGAGACAGTGATGCTATACAGTGGCTTCCTGTCAACCCAGAGAGGTTTGATCACCTTCAGTTTGCCCTGGCCTCTGAGGGCTTTAACTCAGGGACACACAGCTGGCTTGTTGAGGTTGGGGAGAGTGAAAACTGGACCATAGGTGTGATCACAGACTCTGTCCAGAGGTCTGGATTGATAAAGAGTGGATACTGGAGTGTCGGATATTATGAAGGTAAATACTGGGCATTATTCCCACCTGGTCCACCCACTGATATCACATTGAGACAGAACCCTAAGCAGATCAGAGTGCATCTGGACTGTGACAGAGGAAAGCTGTCATTCTCTGACCCTGATAATAACACACGTCTACACACGTTCACACAACATTTCACAGAGAGAGTCTCTCCATTTATTGGTAATTACTGTGAACTCCACTCTCTAAAGATCTTACCACTGAAGGTCTCTGTAACAGTGGtttag